The Punica granatum isolate Tunisia-2019 chromosome 4, ASM765513v2, whole genome shotgun sequence sequence acaatatatatatttgtattagACGCATATATATTATGGGATGGATCTGATGCGGACGGCCCTAGCCAGGACAAGAAGAGATTCCAAGTGAAGAGTCAAAGAGAAGCACTAACATAATTTATTAAGTATATTTGGGGTATTAATTACACATTGTGTATATTGATTAAGATTGTTATATCATTCTCTAATTAAGTACTATTTGCTACAACTgttttggcttttttttttaaagtaaaatctagtatttttttcattataaggAGGTCTATGAGtttagtataaaaaaatttaaaacctaATAAAGGGACACAAGTAATTCTATCACGAGAATCAAACATGaaatcttttatttaattatatggtAAAGTCGTGCGTCAATATACTGCACCTCTTATTAACATCTAgcacttaattaattacatgTGTAGACCTATGTACTACGTATATATTCTGGAAAACTAAACATTTCAGGCTGAATGGACCCATCCCAAGTTCACCTCGTGGTCAAAGGGGAGATACGTCTGGCAAAATTATTACCAGAAGATCTACACATATAactattaaaagaaaattggaaattcGATATATCATAGAGAACGTAATTAGTCTAGTAGTTCTATGTTGACGCTAAGATGACACGACACTATCAGGATACAAgctttaaaattagaaaacttAAAGAGATTTAGACATCTTTAGATGTCATTCTAATTTGTGTCATCTTTCATGTACAGCTAGCTGTACAACATCAATATGTTTATTCCACTTCCACTTTTGAACTATGAACAAAACGTGGGTTAAGCTGTACTTAAGGGCTTGCTGCTGCTTGCAATACATATTCTGTTCTGTCAGTCCAACGAAATTCAGACCGCATTTCATGTTAAACTAATGAAGGAATTAATTAAGCGAAGGGAGACAGGTAATAAGAGAGTTGCAGACCCTGTCATTGCCAGCACAAAGTTGCCCCCTTCTTATACAGTAAAATTCTCTTTTGTCACCCAACTTGCTTGTTTAAATAAAGCCCCAAGCCTAGCTTAGCTACGCTGCATATGTACCTCGTTGCATTGCTGTCCCTTCccttgtctctctctctttcgttCTTCCTGAGAAAAAGGTCGTGTTCTAGTGATTAATAAGCTTACTTCTATATGGTTTGATAACTTTAATATCCTAAGTTCAAATATCATCTAGTTCATTTATTAAAAACATTTGCTAGTTGTGTGTTCTTTAGCTTGAGCTTGGAGAATACTGGCTTTTGTAAACTATACTAGACTTTTGGTGGGGCTACGCTGACGGGGTTAGTAATTGCGTTAATTGTTTCGTTCATTTGATATGTTCGTTGTTGAATACGATAGTCCAAACATTGCTTAGTAAGGGTTGGTAAGATCTCCATTACTGTTGCCCACCATACcatcaaaaaatttcaactacAAAGCGTGCTATATTTCTAGTACCTACTCGTGGTATCATGAATCTACAATCGCAGTTGTTGTGTCTTCTCGTCTAGTGACTCTGCACGTGTGTCTGTATGAGTGCTTTATCATGTTTGTATAGTTGTATCATTAATCTTTTTGGTCAGTTACGAATGAAATACAAGTActagtataatgaaagaaaaatcgaaaataattaataaataggaATTGATAGTTTCACTTAGTATCGAACCTGCGACCTCTAAGTCAACAGGCGAGGGCATGCGCcgttttgattattttttttcgtgAACTCTGATAtctaaaatttcaattgaatCCCAACTAATCTAATCGTGTCATGTCAATCCTctaaatgataaatttttaaattttgatgaaCAAATGTCACATTTtaatccaaaacaaaaagtaCAAGTTAGTTTCTGGGGGACTACCCATTCTTGTCGTTTTTGTCATCTAAGccagcattttttttttaattatgataTCTGAAAGCCCAGTGAATCTTAAATAAATCTAATTGAGTTAGGTTAGCCTACTAAAAGAGTAAAGCTCTCCCAACAtgtattttcttcattcacaaaactcgTACCCGATATTTTACTTAAGGAGAACAAGCACCGAACCTCTTGAACCAATTCACGTCGTTGGTGAATTTGTGTGGGATGCCTTCAACATATCTATCCAGCGCATCTAATTAAATGGATACCATGTGGATTAATGGATATGTTTAGAGATGATTGCTACATAATCGTGTATGAATGCAATCTGATTGATATCATGTGATATTTGACTTCTCCATTTATAAGAGACAATAGCGAAAGGAGAAAGACAAAGTAGAAACATTGCAATATTATTCTCACAAGACTCTTTACCATAACCTTGATCACTGGTCCTTTCGCTATCAATGTAGTATATATACGCATCATTCAAAGTAATTGTATAATACATGTACGTCTATAGCTCATACCTATATCAACCTTGCTATTGATGTTAAAGGGAGAGAAAACATGAGAACTCCAGCAATGATCActaatcttttttctttttttttggtagaagcAATGATCAATAATCTTCAAATCTTCCATGGCACGGCAATGGAAAGGAACAACAGATCAGCACACTCAGAGCAGACAGAAAACATGCATAAGAGCGCCATCCTTGGGCTTGGCATGTCCTATTAATTCTTGCCAAATAATAACATGAACTCACATGTCAATTTCCCCATGGGCTGTcttcgtttttttttgtttttttggttttttcccTCCTGCAACATCTGGCTCTGCAGTGTATCATATTCTGAGAATCTGAACATTATTGGTACGGTTTTTTTTGGGGGTTAAGTTGCTGTCAGGTATATATATGGATCCATAGGGACAGACTCTGACAACTTAGGGTTGCGGGTGGATTTTGTTATATTTCGCTTTTCCTGTTCGACATGTTCTTCTCTGATGAAATGCCTGACGTCAATGGCAGTCGACGCTTTTTCTGTGCCTTCCGTTAAACACACGGCAACATTGTCTCTAGCATTGTTGTCGGGATCTCGATCAGGCTCTCAAAGATCTTACAATTTTACGCCAACGAGGAATTGGATCCACTGATAAACTGATAATAAATAGTAGGTTTGGTCCATGGTTCGATTTTCTCGGAGGTCGACATCTGAAGTTTAATGGCAAGCCCCAGGCCGTACAATACACCATCCGGTAGACTAATCGGTTGTTATACCGCCGGACACCATTgacagcaaaaaaaaaaaaaggactttACAATTTTACGATTCACGGACAAGCCTTTGATCCCGATCCTAATATGACGATCTAAGTTGCAAGATCTTAGTAAGATCTTAAGTCGACTCTTATGATCCTACGATCCCAGCAATCTTACGTCTtgcgaaaattttaaaaaattgacctAAGTATTAATTGATATGTCAAGTCCATTGAGCGACCAAATCATTTTTTAAAGTGATTAGCTTCTATGTCTTTATTGGTTATTTGATACTTTTATTTGATAATGTCATTTGTTAACCGTGGGCTGCTCATAGGTAACTTGTTGAAGAtgctttctgttttttttatgaCTTGTTATTGACTATTGGtctttttagaattttaaatCATATGAATTGGAGTTTATGTTTTAGGATAGATAAGAAATCAAATGGTAAATGGAGTACGATGAACAGAAGAACATGAActtatacttatatatatttttaattaaaggtAGGATCTTACGATTCTCAATCAAATCCTACGATTCTCAATCCCATGAACCTCTTCCAATCCTAGGTAGGATGCGATCCTGACGACCTTGGTCTCTAGCTAGGAATTATAATGCACGCATGAATACTTTATAACACCCCCAAATACCCCACGAGGAAATTGAGTGCGTCAGAGAAAGAACGTTTGGTACGGTGGTATTAGTTCTcgacttaaaattaaaaattttgaatttgaattgtTATCAATGAGATTTTCTGTGTCATTTATCCCCTCTCTTCTATACTTTATTAGACCCATAAGTCATTCTCTTAtgatcggaaaaaaaaattgcaaaatacGTTAAACTCATGAAGCTCGTGTGTTGCACGAGATAATACACCAATCTAAAAggcaattataattaaaaattaaaaagaaaaattccttCTAGAGTCAAAAGTAAAAcaaacataataaaataaacaaataacaTTCACGTTTAGTGGTAGACGAACTTACTTTCTGAGAGCTTACGTATAGGGTTAGCCGTTTCAAAAATGAAACTCACATCACCAatcttgaaaaagaatatgagaaaaaaaacaaaaattagataaaaatgaaaaaatgaaaaattacgataaaaatgagaaaaaaaatcaaagtataaatttaatcaactcACTTACATTTAgggatagaaatatatttcgAGAGTTCGCGTCTAGTTATAGATGTTTTGTTTGAGAGCTGAATAGGCTCATGCGTTTGTGTATGacactttttatttataactatcatatataatttagataaaatataatttgatttgttttccttctttggtgaacaaatttgatttattttttgaaaataaaatataattcatatatatctataaaatattatctaatttgtgttttaaaaatagatatctataaaaacatataatttatatatactttttcttccTATATATACTAAAGGTTGTCCACGTaaccatatattaataaatttatcttatgtagacatatatatatactaaaatatacttatttttatgTTAACATTGAcgtgatgaaatattaatttttattttaaaaactcaagattattaaataatatctatacatataataaaattttctcatttattttaaatacattatttatataaattataaaaattgaagaaatcaagaaatcatattttatgataagatatctttaaaaaagtattttttattaaaaataatttcgaaaatataaataaattaataaatatctagaaaatttctttcagaaaatatatgctaatataaacatattttgatgttaatattgatgtgatgaaattttaattttaatttcaaaacattcaagattatcaaataatatctatacatataataaaatcttctcatttatttcaaataaattatgttatatgaattataaaaattaaagaaatcaagaaatcgaattttatggaaagattttttttaaaatattttttattaaaaataatttctaaaataaaaataaacaagtaAAAACTTAGAAAAtttctttcaaaaaaatatatacgtATTAAATTTCACTCAAAAAGTGAGCGTTCTAAGGTGatctattaatatatttatattatgtatgaatatatacttatttttattttaaaatttatgcgatgaaatattaatttttattttaaaaaatcaagattattacataatatctatacatataacaaaatcctctcatttatttcaaatacattatgttattatatatattataaaaatccatcaaatcaagaaattggaacttatgatgagatatctttaaaagATACTTTTATCGaaaatatttccaaaaataaaatataaaaacataaaaatttcattatgAATATTCATATTACCTTCAATTGGAGATCACCATAGtatccaaaagattttatgatattttcgatcttttttaaaaattggattttatgatgagatttctttaaaagatatttttatcaaaataattaataaaaaccTTGAAAATTCAATTCCTTCTGATCATAGTATGCAAaagattttatgatattttcgcTCTTTATTGAATGAaatattgtaataaaaaataattttagaagattttgctgtaataaaagataatttaaatttttaaaaacttaaaaaattaagaaaatttcattcagatACGGTGCGTTATGATCTATCTGTATAATAACATAGGTAATGAACAAGACACGAGTGAAGAGTAACGTTGATCACCACGAAATATCCTCCCTTGCCAATTGccattttctaataattatcTCTTTGCTCCTTTGCAGGCCCGTTCCTCtttgcccaaaaaaataataatcccCATCATAACGATTTAATTCCTCTTCATCTACTTTCTTTTCCCCACTATTGATTTTTGCTTACAGCTCGCCCTGTTCTTGATAATCCGATCACTTGGGCATTGATAATACAACATGTACAAGCAAAAACATCACTCTATTTTTCCCAAAAGACATTTCTGTGTCACAACACTAATAACAAGTGATCGATCGATAAGGCAACTAATTAATCCCTCTTAGTcttctatctatatatagagactagatactatatataatagacGACACATACATTGCTCTTCGGGTTATAAGAATTGTAGGagtcaatatataaatatataaaaagtcgAAATGTGCAATTAGGAAGTGCCATGATAACTTGTTAGGTGAAACCTCAGCTTCTTTTTGAAGGAATTTTCGCACagccaattaattaatataatttatttatatcaatTAATGCGAACCGCATAttgtaaagataataaaaaattcgttatagtatatatattatcccGAATAAACTTCAAAAATctattagaaaaattaaaagtttgcTTGATTCACAAATGGTGTTCAATGTTTTAtctgaaaaatacaaaatattctTAAGTAATAATCAATGAATCAATTACAATTAATTCATTATAATGTAAAATTGATAAAGTGCAAATTACGGGAATTCCATTTTGATAATCTCGAGCTCCctaaattttcttgattttaagTATCTTAATATTAATGAAATTGTGATAATTAccttttatattaaaaatagcAAGTAAAgattataagttttttttaattacaatttttctcaaaaagatattatttaaaaaatacaaaataaactaaaaaaaaggAGCAATTTCTTgcataaatatcaaatattgtatttaaataattttttaacattCCGCGTAAATGTGACCTTTACCTACTTATTTTATTGCTTGGAATGAGTAGCATATGCATGGAATAAATTAGTTACTTATTTTTCCAAATAcataagtaatttattttgaatttttttaaatatatatatatatatgcaccaTATGAATTTTAGGTGTATTTATGGTATAATTTCTTTCGTTGTATGCATTGGTATCCGAAAATCTATCTGATCCCGATTAATCTCGTCTGAACTTGGTCGActcactaaaaaataaaattatgacgGTATGAATTTTGTACGTATAGTATAATTTTTAGAGTAGCATAGACCAGTGTGTCTGGTCCCACTTACTATTGTTTTGGTGGGAAGAGatggaaaaggaagaaaaattcTCCTATATAATAAGATCGTCTCTTCTCTCCTTGCCCTCTCCACTCTCTCTATGATCCCTTACCCAAACCAAACCAATacacatatatcatatatattgatcatacaatatatatacgcATGGGTTTCCCGGTGGGCTACACGGAGCTTCTCCTCCCGAAGCTCCTCTTCCccctcttctccctcttcaCCCTCCTCCGTCGCCTCACCTCCGCCGTCTCCTGCTCCCTCGGCCTCGCAGCTGACACCAGCCACCCCGCCAACGACCCGACCACCTATTTACCCGACTTCGAGTTTCCCTCTCACTCCCTCCCGGCGGCCCTTGCCCGCGAGGCCCTGCCCGTGGCACTCTTCTCTGCACTTCctggcccgaggaagccagAAAGCTGCACCGTGTGCCTCCACGAGTTTGAGGATGAGGACGAGGTCCGCCTCCCCGCCAACTGCCCCCACGTGTTCCACCGGAGCTGCCTCGACCGCTGGATAGGGTACGAGCAGAGGACGTGCCCGCTCTGCCGGGCGGCGCTGATCCCGGAAGACCTGCAGGATTCTATCAATGAGAGGCTGTGGGCTGACGCTGGGATCAACGATGTCAATGGCGTCCCGGACTTCTATCACTTGGATGACAACTTAATGAACTTCTATCCTCAGATACCTATGGATTCGTAGCCGAGTACGATCCCTAATGTATTTCGGGAATGCCCCTCTCCTCCATCCCTGGGATTCTGATGCATCAAGAAATCATGTGTAGGAAAGAGTATAGAAGAGTGTCCAAAGTGGGGGTGGTTGATGACTTTGGTGTTCATGGAAATGATGCGAAAGACAGCTGACTCCGAGAAAATAAGATAAGGGAAAATTACAGCAGATTTTAGCTTAGGTTATGTTACAACCGAAATTAACTTGACTATAGTCTGTACAGTTTCTCGTTTTCTTCTTTGGCATCAATTATTTTCTAGAATTGAGCTTTTGTCCGATTTACCTACCCTTGTCTCTTGTCTCTTCTTaagatttatttaaattttaatttattcaataCAATTGGTCTGGTGATCAATATACGCAACTCTTATGGTAAATATTCATATGAGTAATAGTAGGGCAGCCGAATTTGGCACTGCCGACTACTCACCCATGGCAATTTGGTAATATTTTTTGCGCAAATGGCAATTTGGTAATTACATGCATAATTGTGGCCCATTAATTATGAAGTGGAGTTCCCCCCGTGAAGAAGTGAGAGacctataaatatatgtattagCACTCAAATTCGAGTCGCTATGAAACTATACAGGAAAACACTCATTTTTTAGTCATTTTGCATGCATGTAAGATTGGACTTAttgtattaaaatatataattagccgtaataagtcacaaaattaaacgataattcaaatagcaATTCGGACAAATAAAatgctataaaattaaataaatttcactAGTGTAAGaatttggaaattcaaaccgaaacaaaGGCGAAACCGAAAAATACGAGAGAGCCGAGTCCTGTATTAGACACAAACGCCTTGAAATagaattgtcccctcctgggtgcttgaggtcacgtggacaatcgtttccCAGGGTAAAACGGCAACAAGGGAAGCAGAAACACAAACAGCAACGCTCCACCGAACTCAAAGTGAAACGTGAACACTATCTCAAAAGGTACATAAGAGAGAAAAGGGGAGACTTGGATCCCTCGAAACTCAATTCACCGAATTCCGTGGGTTTCGGGTGGAAATTCGGATCTTTGTGCATGAAGACAAAACTCCACACTAGCTCATCATTCCCAAACAAgcaattaatcaaattttgtCCCGAAAGCAGATTGAAAGGTCTGTTGGATTTTATAGGC is a genomic window containing:
- the LOC116202712 gene encoding probable E3 ubiquitin-protein ligase RHA1A; protein product: MGFPVGYTELLLPKLLFPLFSLFTLLRRLTSAVSCSLGLAADTSHPANDPTTYLPDFEFPSHSLPAALAREALPVALFSALPGPRKPESCTVCLHEFEDEDEVRLPANCPHVFHRSCLDRWIGYEQRTCPLCRAALIPEDLQDSINERLWADAGINDVNGVPDFYHLDDNLMNFYPQIPMDS